Within the Agromyces atrinae genome, the region GGTGCCCGGGCAGCCCCTCGTGGTGCACGCTCGTCACCTCCTGCCACGTCGCCGCGACGGGCACACCGCTCGGGATCGTCCACACGATCCGGCTGTGCACCGAGCCGTCCGGCGGAGCGGGCGTGTAGTACACGACGCCCGACGAGGCCTGCGAGACGACGCAATCGACGTCGGCGATCGTCGCGGGCAGCTCGAAGGCCTCAGCGCCGAGCACGACGGTCGTCTCGGCGACGCGCTCCTCGAGCCAGCGCGTGATGTTCTCGACGCCCTCGAGGCGGTAGCGCGCGTCGGCGTCGAGCAGGTCGGCCGCGGAGCGCACGGGGTCGTCGCCCGTGCCGCCGAGCTCGGTCGCGATCGATCGCGCTTCCGCGACGAGCCGGTCGAGCTCGCTCCAGCCGAACGCGTACGTCTCGGCGAGGTCGATGGGGGTGCCGAGCATGCTCGACACCATGGTCGCGTACACGTCGACGCCCATGGCGTCGTCGGTCGGAGCATCGGGGCGCAGCTCGTCGCGCAGCACGGCGACGAGGCGGGTGAGGGCGGCGTTGGTCGCGACGGCCGCGGCATCGGCACGGGCGGCGGATGACGCGGAGAGGTCGGCACTCCGCGGCAGACGCCCGAAGTAGTCGGTGTCGACCCAGCCCTCGACCTGACCGGCGAGGAGGTCGATCTGGCGCACGGCCGCGACGCCCGTTCCCGTGAATCGGCCGGCGGCGCCGAGGTCGCGCGAGTAGCGCAGCGTGCGGATGTACTCGTCGATCGCCTCGGGTGCGGCCTCGAGGCGTGCGAGGACCGATTCGCCCGCGTCATCCGCCCCGATCTCGAGCCCTTCGATGCTCTCGAGGATGAGGTGCACGGGGCTCGCGAGCCCCGCGACGAGGCGCGTCGTGAAGCCCGTGTCGAAGAAGGCGCGATCGCTCGAGAGTCGCTCGACGAGGGCGGCGCGCAGCACGTGGTCGTCGGCGTCGGCGGGCAGGGCGGCGAGGCGGTCGAGCACGCGGCCCTGCAGGGCGTATCGCTCCTCGAGCCACTCGGGCGAGAGGTCGGCGAGCGCCCGGGGGCTCGTCGTCTCGAGTGCCTGGGCTGCGGCGGGTTCGTGGGCGGCGAGGGCGGCGACGTACTCGTCGGCGATACGGCGGACGGAATCGGTCATGCGGGGTCCTCCGAATCGGAGCCGGCGAGGGCTCGGGCTTCGGCGACGAGTGCCGTGCCCGCGGCGGTGATGAGCTGGCTGTCGACGGCGACGGCGACGGACGTGAACCCGCGGCCGATCAGCTCGCGCGCGACGTCGAGGCTGCCGGCGAAGGCGCCGGCCGTGGTGCCGGCGGCGCGGCACGCGGCGACGACGGTGTCGAGCGGGTTGCCGGGGGAGTGGTCGGCGAGGAGCTCGCCGAGGGTCAGGCCGAGGGCGATCGAGAGGTCGAAGGGACCGACGAGCACCATGTCGACGCCGGGCGTCGCGGCGATCGCGTCGACGTTGCCGACCGCGACATCCGTCTCGACCATGACGGCGCACGAGACGAGGCGGTTGGCCTCGGCGGCGGGAGTGACGGGTGCGCCGCGGTAGGCCGCGAGCGGACCCCACGAGCGTGACCCCTCGGGCGCGTACCGCGTGGCGGCTGCCGCGGCGGCGGCTTCGGCGGCGTCCTGCACCATCGGCACGACGACACCCGCGGCGCCGGCGTCGAGCGCACGCCCGATGAGCGCGGCCGAGTTGGTGGGAACCCGCACGTAGACGACGGTCTCGGTGGGCGCCGTCGCGAGCGACGCGATGATGCTCGCGTCGTCGTAGAGACCGTGTTGGCCGTCGAGCAGCAGCCAATCGGCGCCGATGTGCGCCATGAGGGAGGCGGCGGCGGGGCTGCCGAGCATCGACCACCCGCCGATCTGTACGGTTCTCGGTGCGTCTGAACTCACAATCGTTTAGTGTAGTGGCGTGTTGGCTTGTCGATAGACAAGATGAAACACGAACGTAACTTACAAACAGATCTACCGTAACGACCCTGAGCGAACAATTGAATCGCCACCTCATCGTTGGCGCCTCTCGTCAGAAGGACCACATGCCGCACGCCACCACACCCGCGAGCCGGTTGCCGCACTCGGGCATCCGCGAGATCGTCGACCTCGCTCTCGCCTCGACTCGCCCGATCGTTCGTCTCGAGATCGGCGAGCCCGATTTCTCGACCCCCGCCCACGTCGTCGAGTCGGCGTTCGCCGCCGCTCGCATCCGCTCCTCCTATGTGCAGACCGCCGGCATCCCCGCCCTCCGCGAAGCGGTCGGAGCACGACTCACGCGCGACTACGGAGTCGCCGCACCCCTCGAACGTGTCGTCATCACGCACGGTGCCGTGCAGGCCGTCGACGCGATCATGTCGGCCGTCGTGACGGCGGGCGACGAGGTGCTCATCCCCGACCCCGCGTGGCCGAACTACGAGATGCAGGCGATCCTGCTGGGCGCGACCCCCGTGCACTACGGCCTCCGCGCGGCCGACGCCTTCCAACCGGATGTCGCCGAGATCCGCTCCCTCATCACCCCGCGCACCCGCGCGATCGTGCTGAACTCGCCGAACAATCCGACCGGTGCGGTCATGCCGCCCGAGACGCTCGCCGCGATCGTCGCCCTCGCCGTCGAGAACGACGTCCTCGTCATCAGCGACGAGGTCTACGACGAGATCGTCTTCGAGGGTCGTCACGTGAGCGCTGCGGCGCTCGCGCCCGATCACGTCGCCTCGGTCTTCAGCTTCTCGAAGACCTACGCGATGACGGGGTGGCGCGTCGGCTACGCCCTGCTTCCCGCGTGGCTCGCCGACACCGTGACGCGCATCCTCGAACTCGAGTCGTCGTGCGTGTCGAGTGTCACCCAGGCCGCGGCGCTCGCCGCCGTGACGGGCCCGCAGGAGGTCGTCGCCGAGATGCGCGACGCCTACCGCTCGCGCCGCGACGTCGCGATGTCGATCCTCACCGGAGCCGGCATCCCCGTCGTGAAGCCCGAGGGCGCGTTCTACCTGATGCTCCCCCTGCCCGACGGCGTCGATTCGCGGCTCGCCGCGCTCGAACTCGTCGAGGCCGGCGTCTCGTTCGCCCCCGGCTC harbors:
- a CDS encoding DUF885 domain-containing protein; protein product: MTDSVRRIADEYVAALAAHEPAAAQALETTSPRALADLSPEWLEERYALQGRVLDRLAALPADADDHVLRAALVERLSSDRAFFDTGFTTRLVAGLASPVHLILESIEGLEIGADDAGESVLARLEAAPEAIDEYIRTLRYSRDLGAAGRFTGTGVAAVRQIDLLAGQVEGWVDTDYFGRLPRSADLSASSAARADAAAVATNAALTRLVAVLRDELRPDAPTDDAMGVDVYATMVSSMLGTPIDLAETYAFGWSELDRLVAEARSIATELGGTGDDPVRSAADLLDADARYRLEGVENITRWLEERVAETTVVLGAEAFELPATIADVDCVVSQASSGVVYYTPAPPDGSVHSRIVWTIPSGVPVAATWQEVTSVHHEGLPGHHLEHTVNRANRDLHPWQRYLCEVHGYAEGWAHYAEQLSDELGLIRDPAERLGMILGQIWRSVRIVADIGMHTGWPLPKTTLTTERTWTPELARDFLVDFALCEPALATFEVDRYLGIPGQALAFKVGAKLWMEARAAWKAERGDDFSLAAFHREALAFGPMGLGPLRTLLLAG
- a CDS encoding HpcH/HpaI aldolase family protein; this encodes MSSDAPRTVQIGGWSMLGSPAAASLMAHIGADWLLLDGQHGLYDDASIIASLATAPTETVVYVRVPTNSAALIGRALDAGAAGVVVPMVQDAAEAAAAAAATRYAPEGSRSWGPLAAYRGAPVTPAAEANRLVSCAVMVETDVAVGNVDAIAATPGVDMVLVGPFDLSIALGLTLGELLADHSPGNPLDTVVAACRAAGTTAGAFAGSLDVARELIGRGFTSVAVAVDSQLITAAGTALVAEARALAGSDSEDPA
- a CDS encoding pyridoxal phosphate-dependent aminotransferase, giving the protein MPHATTPASRLPHSGIREIVDLALASTRPIVRLEIGEPDFSTPAHVVESAFAAARIRSSYVQTAGIPALREAVGARLTRDYGVAAPLERVVITHGAVQAVDAIMSAVVTAGDEVLIPDPAWPNYEMQAILLGATPVHYGLRAADAFQPDVAEIRSLITPRTRAIVLNSPNNPTGAVMPPETLAAIVALAVENDVLVISDEVYDEIVFEGRHVSAAALAPDHVASVFSFSKTYAMTGWRVGYALLPAWLADTVTRILELESSCVSSVTQAAALAAVTGPQEVVAEMRDAYRSRRDVAMSILTGAGIPVVKPEGAFYLMLPLPDGVDSRLAALELVEAGVSFAPGSAFGRNAPHHLRVSLATSEEGIRDGLARFLTWRETADRLVSAGTDSLTV